From a region of the Streptomyces sp. NBC_00193 genome:
- the deoC gene encoding deoxyribose-phosphate aldolase — protein MPTTLTAFADVTTSDSALRRFLHGLPGVDAVGLEARAASLGTRSIKTTAKAYAIDLAISMIDLTTLEGADTPGKVRALSAKAANPDPTDRTTPMTAAVCVYPDMVATAKAALNGADVKVASVATAFPAGRAALPVKLADTADAVAAGADEIDMVIDRGAFLAGRYLDTYELIRSVKEACVRPDGSAARLKVIFETGELSTYDNIRRASWIGMMAGADFIKTSTGKVGVNATPANTLLMLEAVRDFKAQTGIQIGVKPAGGIRTTKDAIKFLVLVNETVGEDWLSNHWFRFGASSLLNDLLMQRQKLSTGRYSGPDYVTVD, from the coding sequence ATGCCCACCACCCTCACCGCATTCGCTGACGTGACGACGTCCGACAGTGCGCTGCGCCGCTTCCTGCACGGGCTGCCCGGCGTCGACGCTGTCGGCCTGGAGGCCCGCGCGGCCTCCCTCGGCACCCGCTCGATCAAGACGACGGCCAAGGCGTACGCCATCGACCTCGCCATCTCGATGATCGACCTGACGACGCTGGAAGGCGCGGATACCCCGGGCAAGGTCCGGGCGCTCTCCGCCAAGGCAGCCAACCCCGATCCGACCGACCGCACCACGCCCATGACGGCCGCCGTCTGCGTGTACCCCGACATGGTGGCCACCGCCAAGGCCGCCCTGAACGGCGCCGACGTCAAGGTCGCCTCCGTCGCCACCGCCTTCCCGGCCGGCCGCGCGGCCCTGCCCGTCAAGCTCGCCGACACGGCCGACGCCGTGGCCGCCGGCGCCGACGAGATCGACATGGTCATCGACCGTGGTGCCTTCCTCGCCGGCCGCTACCTCGACACCTACGAGCTGATCCGCTCCGTGAAGGAGGCCTGCGTCCGCCCCGACGGCAGCGCGGCCCGCCTCAAGGTGATCTTCGAGACCGGCGAGCTGTCCACGTACGACAACATCCGCCGCGCCTCCTGGATCGGCATGATGGCCGGGGCCGACTTCATCAAGACGTCCACCGGCAAGGTCGGGGTCAACGCGACGCCCGCGAACACGCTCCTCATGCTCGAAGCCGTCCGCGACTTCAAGGCGCAGACTGGAATCCAGATCGGCGTGAAGCCGGCCGGCGGGATCCGGACCACCAAGGACGCGATCAAGTTCCTGGTCCTGGTCAACGAGACCGTGGGCGAGGACTGGCTGTCCAACCACTGGTTCCGCTTCGGAGCCTCCAGCCTGCTCAACGACCTGTTGATGCAGCGCCAGAAGCTGAGCACCGGCCGGTACTCCGGTCCCGACTACGTGACGGTGGACTGA